AAAATCCACATATGAGAATAAGAAATGCTGCTGCAGAATTGGGTGTAAGCGAAGCAGAATTATTATTAACTAACGTAGGAGAAGAAGTAACTGTTCTGAAACCTGAATTTGCAAACATCTTAACAGAAGTTGAAAAATTAGGAAAAGTAATGGCTCTAACAAGAAATGACGAGTGTGTTCACGAAAGAAAAGGAACTTATTTAAACGGTGATTTCAGCAGTCCTCATGCACAGCTTTTTGTAGGTGAAGATATCGATTTGAGAATCTTCCAAAATCATTGGAAATTTGCTTTTGCTGTAGTTGAAGGTGATAAAAAGAGTCTTCAGTTCTTTGGAAAAGATGGTTTAGCACTTCACAAGATTTATTTAACGAAAGACAGCAATGTTGAAGCTTTTGATCCTATCGTTGCTCAGTTTAAAGCTGAAAATCAGAATGAAGTTTTCGAATTTGAAGCAATTGCTCCAAAAGCTCCTGAAAAAGAAGATTCAGAAATTGATGCTGAAGGTTTCAAAAAAGCTTGGACAGAATTGAAAGATACACACGATTTCTTTATGATGACCAGAAAATTCGGTGTTTCAAGAACTCAGGCTTTGAGATTGGCTCCGGAAGGTTATGCTAAAAAAATTGATCCTTCAAAAGTGGTAAATGTTTTGGAAGATGCTTCTGAAAAACGACTTCCGATCATGGTTTTCGTTGGAAACAGAGGAATTATCCAGATTCACACTGGAGAAGTGAAAAAAACAATGTGGCACCAACAATGGTTTAATGTAATGGATCCTGATTTCAATTTACATTTAGACGTAACAAAAATCGCTGAAGCTTGGATCGTGAAAAAACCAACTGAAGATGGTGAAGTTACGGCAATCGAAGTATTCAACAGCGAAGGCGAGTTTATCGTACAATTCTTCGGAAAAAGAAAGCCCGGAATTCCTGAACTACAAGAATGGAAAGATCTGGTAGCAGATCTTGAAAAATAAATAATTAGATGATTGGATGAAGACCGTTTTGTTTGAAGATTCAAAGCGGTCTTTTTTGTTGAACTTAAACAAAAATGTCTATCACAAATAACACTGATTCTAAATTTAGATATAATGTTGGAAAACGCAAAGA
Above is a window of Chryseobacterium scophthalmum DNA encoding:
- a CDS encoding hemin-degrading factor → MNTIVNDLKEKWEALKAENPHMRIRNAAAELGVSEAELLLTNVGEEVTVLKPEFANILTEVEKLGKVMALTRNDECVHERKGTYLNGDFSSPHAQLFVGEDIDLRIFQNHWKFAFAVVEGDKKSLQFFGKDGLALHKIYLTKDSNVEAFDPIVAQFKAENQNEVFEFEAIAPKAPEKEDSEIDAEGFKKAWTELKDTHDFFMMTRKFGVSRTQALRLAPEGYAKKIDPSKVVNVLEDASEKRLPIMVFVGNRGIIQIHTGEVKKTMWHQQWFNVMDPDFNLHLDVTKIAEAWIVKKPTEDGEVTAIEVFNSEGEFIVQFFGKRKPGIPELQEWKDLVADLEK